The following proteins come from a genomic window of Methylorubrum populi:
- a CDS encoding ATP-binding protein — MTSTHAVKAAQLRQAAEDAFAEEIAALRESDDRPRPPNWQMSPQAVVTYLLGGRLLSGFEVTPKYIGDRRLMEVAVATLATDRALLLLGVPGTAKSWVSEHLAAAICGTSRLIVQGTAGTSEEAIRYGWNYALLLAKGPSREAVVGSPVMRAMSEGRIARVEELTRIPSETQDSFITILSEKTLPIPELNEEVPAQKGFNLIATANNRDRGVNELSSALKRRFNTVVLPPPATIEAEIAIVESRVAALGRAFEIPAEPPGADQIRRVVTIFRELREGVTADGKSKVKQPSGTLSTAEAISVVGSGLALAAHFGDGRLSAHDLVSGITGAVVKDPVQDAIVWREYLETVVKERDGWKDFYKAARASA, encoded by the coding sequence ATGACATCGACCCACGCCGTCAAGGCCGCGCAGCTTCGCCAGGCCGCCGAGGATGCCTTCGCCGAGGAGATCGCGGCGCTCCGCGAATCCGACGACCGGCCGCGCCCGCCGAACTGGCAGATGTCGCCGCAGGCCGTGGTCACCTATCTGCTCGGCGGCAGACTCCTGTCGGGCTTCGAGGTCACCCCGAAATATATCGGCGACCGGCGCCTGATGGAGGTCGCGGTGGCCACGCTCGCCACCGATCGGGCGCTGCTGCTGCTCGGCGTGCCGGGCACCGCCAAGAGCTGGGTCAGCGAGCATCTCGCGGCGGCGATCTGCGGCACCTCGCGCCTGATCGTGCAGGGCACCGCCGGCACCAGCGAGGAGGCGATCCGCTACGGCTGGAACTACGCGCTGCTTCTCGCCAAGGGGCCGAGCCGCGAGGCGGTGGTGGGCTCGCCGGTGATGCGGGCGATGTCGGAGGGGCGCATCGCCCGCGTCGAGGAGCTGACCCGCATCCCTTCTGAGACGCAGGACAGCTTCATCACCATCCTCTCGGAGAAGACGCTGCCGATCCCCGAGCTGAACGAGGAGGTGCCGGCGCAAAAGGGCTTCAACCTCATCGCCACCGCCAACAACCGGGATCGCGGCGTCAACGAATTGTCGAGCGCGCTCAAGCGCCGCTTCAACACCGTGGTGCTGCCCCCGCCCGCCACGATCGAGGCCGAGATCGCCATCGTCGAGAGCCGCGTCGCCGCGCTCGGCCGCGCCTTCGAGATCCCGGCCGAGCCGCCGGGCGCCGACCAGATCCGCCGCGTCGTCACGATCTTCCGCGAATTGCGCGAGGGGGTGACGGCGGACGGCAAGAGCAAGGTGAAGCAGCCCTCCGGCACGCTCTCGACGGCGGAGGCCATCAGCGTCGTCGGCAGCGGACTGGCGCTCGCCGCGCATTTCGGCGACGGCCGCCTCTCGGCCCACGACCTCGTCTCCGGCATCACGGGCGCCGTGGTGAAGGACCCGGTGCAGGACGCCATCGTCTGGCGCGAGTACCTCGAGACCGTGGTCAAGGAGCGCGACGGCTGGAAGGACTTTTATAAGGCCGCCCGCGCGAGCGCGTGA
- a CDS encoding molybdenum cofactor biosynthesis protein MoaE codes for MTVSIQSEPFDTAAEIARIEAELAGRAGAVVTFSGLCRDEAGRLAALELEHYPGMAEAEIGRVVEEARARWPVQALRVIHRHGLVRPGEGIVLVVTASPHRKAAFAAADFLMDYLKTRAPFWKREHLADGTTGGWVEATEADAAAAEAWT; via the coding sequence ATGACGGTCAGCATCCAGTCCGAGCCCTTCGACACCGCCGCCGAGATTGCCCGGATCGAGGCGGAACTGGCCGGGCGGGCGGGAGCGGTCGTGACCTTTTCCGGCCTCTGCCGCGACGAGGCGGGCCGGCTCGCCGCGCTGGAGCTGGAGCACTATCCCGGCATGGCCGAGGCCGAGATCGGTCGGGTGGTGGAGGAGGCGCGCGCCCGCTGGCCGGTCCAGGCGCTGCGGGTGATCCACCGCCACGGGCTGGTGCGGCCGGGCGAGGGCATCGTCCTCGTCGTCACCGCCTCGCCCCACCGCAAGGCCGCCTTCGCGGCGGCCGACTTCCTGATGGACTACCTCAAGACCCGCGCCCCGTTCTGGAAGCGCGAGCACCTTGCCGACGGCACCACCGGCGGCTGGGTCGAGGCGACGGAGGCCGACGCCGCCGCCGCCGAAGCCTGGACCTGA
- a CDS encoding AI-2E family transporter, protein MTASPSSPPGARRLAVAGIAVVAFAAALWLAWTASATLLLIFSGILFAVFLDGLTRGLGYVLPIGRGWRLALACLVLAALAIGLSAFGGATVASQARDLGTTVRQQSETVRDWLKERGIEIDLSQGAPAGQGGGGDTGQGERDEGKEGKGQKQGGLAGLASGALKSPGSLLSDAGSVLGPATTVVIALFNALGNVLVIVFLGVAIAADPKSYRDGALRLVPPRHREKGARVLDGSGETLRHWLFGQLVTMAAIFVLTWAGLSFLGIGGALILGLQAGLLAFVPTIGPLIAGVVIVLSSLASGLNGLLGALGVYLAVQTAESYGLTPFIQRRALDLPAATIFSGQLLLGVLFGLWGVALALPLVAVIKVLLEELYIEDGAEAEA, encoded by the coding sequence ATGACGGCATCCCCTTCCAGCCCGCCGGGCGCGCGCCGCCTCGCGGTCGCCGGCATCGCGGTCGTGGCCTTCGCCGCCGCGCTCTGGCTCGCCTGGACCGCCTCGGCGACGCTGCTGCTGATCTTTTCCGGCATCCTGTTCGCCGTCTTCCTCGACGGTCTGACCCGCGGCCTCGGTTACGTCCTGCCGATCGGGCGCGGATGGCGCCTCGCCCTCGCCTGCCTCGTGCTGGCCGCCCTCGCCATCGGGCTCTCCGCCTTCGGCGGCGCCACCGTGGCGAGCCAGGCGCGCGACCTCGGCACCACGGTGCGCCAGCAATCGGAGACGGTGCGCGACTGGCTGAAGGAGCGCGGCATCGAGATCGACCTATCGCAGGGGGCGCCGGCGGGCCAGGGCGGCGGTGGTGATACCGGTCAGGGCGAGAGGGACGAGGGCAAGGAGGGGAAGGGCCAGAAGCAGGGCGGCCTCGCAGGTCTCGCCTCGGGCGCCCTGAAGAGCCCCGGCTCGCTCCTGTCGGATGCCGGCAGCGTGCTCGGCCCGGCCACGACCGTCGTGATTGCGCTGTTCAACGCGCTCGGCAACGTCCTCGTGATCGTCTTCCTCGGCGTGGCCATCGCCGCCGATCCGAAAAGCTACCGCGACGGCGCCCTGCGGCTCGTGCCGCCGCGCCACCGCGAGAAGGGCGCGCGCGTCCTCGACGGGTCGGGCGAGACCCTGCGGCACTGGCTGTTCGGACAGCTCGTGACCATGGCGGCGATCTTCGTGCTGACCTGGGCGGGGCTGAGCTTCCTCGGCATCGGCGGCGCGCTGATCCTCGGGCTCCAGGCCGGCCTGCTCGCCTTCGTGCCGACCATCGGGCCGCTGATCGCGGGCGTGGTGATCGTGCTGAGCAGCCTCGCCTCGGGGCTGAACGGATTGCTCGGGGCGCTCGGCGTCTACCTCGCGGTGCAGACGGCGGAGAGCTATGGCCTCACTCCGTTCATCCAGCGCCGCGCCCTCGACCTGCCGGCGGCGACGATCTTTTCCGGCCAGCTCCTGCTCGGCGTGCTGTTCGGCCTGTGGGGAGTGGCGCTCGCCCTGCCGCTGGTGGCGGTGATCAAGGTGCTGCTGGAAGAACTCTACATCGAGGACGGGGCCGAAGCGGAGGCCTGA
- a CDS encoding DUF5691 domain-containing protein, whose translation MVAESDPGGALLVRLAAEGVHHLAGTGLGPEALAPPEPRDTFGPECPPAAATRLYGLLTEGTGARKRVEEWFDLAAASGLRPPAWLLQALMQQRDSLPATAPAVIGAELDWLARACGEIPAETGEAAETADWTEGTVAERRAAFTALRARDPEGARAALEPVFRKEKADIREALVHALATGLSAADEPFLEACLDDRASGVRLAAQRLLPGLPGSRYAERMAARARAALSVESKRKLLGGTAHSLVVTLPEESPELARDGVEANSWERRGGGARAGLLRAILARAPLHAFAEHPPRLWIELALRSEWADPVFHGLFSAAKRSLDSAWTAAMADITAEAYEGKVTGVRRTNEVLGMWAEALDLLPDAEWEARVGALIRARKIEVVLAVLGQGPEHFSEAFSAALLDWLAFVTRGSDALRRDLAKPWVIARLGDRLWPSDDNAAAAAALLARLPEGEGDRLRTQLAGLTGVLDLRAAIRRDFRPETTTGRTAQG comes from the coding sequence CTGGTCGCGGAAAGCGATCCCGGCGGCGCCCTGCTGGTCCGGCTCGCCGCGGAAGGCGTCCACCACCTCGCCGGCACGGGGCTCGGGCCGGAGGCGCTGGCGCCACCTGAGCCGCGCGACACCTTCGGGCCCGAATGCCCACCGGCGGCCGCGACCCGGCTCTACGGCCTCCTCACCGAGGGCACCGGCGCGCGTAAACGCGTCGAGGAGTGGTTCGACCTCGCCGCCGCCTCAGGCCTGCGCCCGCCCGCCTGGCTGCTCCAGGCGCTGATGCAGCAGCGCGACAGCCTGCCGGCGACCGCCCCTGCCGTCATCGGCGCCGAACTCGACTGGCTCGCCCGCGCCTGCGGCGAGATCCCGGCCGAGACGGGGGAGGCGGCGGAGACGGCGGATTGGACCGAAGGCACGGTGGCCGAGCGCCGCGCCGCCTTCACCGCCTTGCGCGCCCGCGATCCCGAGGGCGCCCGCGCCGCCCTGGAACCGGTCTTCCGCAAGGAGAAGGCGGATATCCGCGAGGCCCTGGTCCACGCGCTGGCGACCGGCCTGTCGGCGGCCGACGAACCCTTTCTCGAAGCCTGCCTCGACGACCGCGCCAGCGGCGTGCGGCTCGCCGCGCAGCGCCTGCTGCCGGGCCTTCCCGGCTCACGCTACGCCGAGCGCATGGCGGCCCGCGCCCGCGCCGCGCTGAGCGTCGAGAGCAAGCGCAAGCTGCTGGGCGGCACCGCGCACAGCCTCGTCGTCACCCTGCCGGAGGAGAGTCCGGAGTTGGCCCGCGACGGCGTCGAGGCGAACTCGTGGGAGCGGCGCGGCGGCGGTGCCCGGGCCGGCCTGCTGCGGGCGATCCTGGCGCGCGCGCCGCTCCACGCCTTCGCCGAGCATCCGCCCCGGCTCTGGATCGAGCTCGCCCTGCGCAGCGAGTGGGCCGATCCGGTCTTCCACGGGCTGTTCTCGGCGGCCAAGCGCAGCCTCGATTCAGCCTGGACGGCGGCAATGGCCGACATCACGGCGGAAGCCTACGAGGGCAAGGTCACCGGCGTCCGCCGCACCAACGAGGTTCTGGGCATGTGGGCGGAGGCGCTCGACCTCCTGCCCGATGCCGAGTGGGAGGCGCGAGTCGGCGCGCTGATCCGCGCCCGCAAGATCGAGGTGGTGCTGGCGGTGCTGGGCCAAGGCCCTGAGCATTTTTCGGAAGCCTTCAGCGCCGCGCTCCTCGACTGGCTCGCCTTCGTCACCCGCGGCTCGGACGCCCTGCGGCGCGATCTGGCCAAGCCCTGGGTGATCGCCCGCCTCGGCGACCGGCTCTGGCCGAGCGACGACAACGCCGCCGCGGCCGCCGCCCTCCTGGCGCGCCTGCCGGAGGGGGAGGGCGACCGCCTGCGCACGCAGCTCGCGGGATTGACGGGTGTGCTGGACCTGCGCGCCGCGATCCGGCGCGACTTCCGACCGGAGACCACCACAGGGAGAACGGCCCAAGGATGA
- a CDS encoding VWA domain-containing protein — MSEAVNETERLRRWRLVLGGGAAEGTGCTLSERDGRLDRAMGALYDSDRKGGLGASAPSVPRWLGDIRDYFPASVVQVMQRDAFERLDLKRMLTEPEMLEAVQPDVSLVSTLISMRGLLGGRTRETARLVVRKVVDALMKRLEEPLRQAVTGAIDRASINRRPRHAEIDWNRTIRANLRHYQAEYRTIIPETRLGHGRKSRGSLKDVILCIDQSGSMANSVVYSSIFGAVMASLPAVSTRLVVFDTEVVDLSDEMDDPVEVLFSVQLGGGTDINRAVGYCASRITRPEDTVLVLISDLYEGGVEAGLLAQAQRLVGAGVQVVALLALSDEGAPAYDRGLAARLAALGVPAFACTPDLFPDMMAAAIRKQDLNAWAAGAGIAAVPAAARDG; from the coding sequence ATGAGCGAGGCCGTGAACGAGACGGAACGCCTCCGCCGCTGGCGCCTCGTGCTGGGCGGCGGCGCGGCCGAGGGCACGGGCTGCACCCTGTCCGAACGCGACGGGCGCCTCGACCGGGCGATGGGCGCCCTCTACGATTCCGACCGCAAGGGGGGCTTGGGCGCCTCCGCGCCCTCCGTGCCGCGCTGGCTCGGCGACATCCGCGACTACTTTCCGGCCTCCGTGGTGCAGGTGATGCAGCGCGACGCCTTCGAGCGGCTCGACCTCAAGCGGATGCTGACCGAGCCGGAGATGCTGGAGGCGGTCCAGCCCGACGTCTCCCTCGTCTCGACCCTGATCTCGATGCGCGGCCTGCTCGGCGGGCGCACGAGGGAGACGGCGCGCCTCGTGGTGCGCAAGGTGGTGGACGCGCTGATGAAGCGGCTGGAGGAGCCCCTGCGCCAGGCCGTGACCGGGGCGATCGACCGCGCCAGCATCAACCGCCGCCCGCGCCACGCCGAGATCGACTGGAACCGCACCATCCGGGCGAACCTGCGCCACTATCAGGCGGAGTACCGCACCATCATCCCCGAGACCCGCCTCGGCCACGGGCGAAAAAGCCGCGGATCGCTCAAGGACGTGATCCTGTGCATCGACCAATCCGGCTCGATGGCCAACTCGGTGGTCTATTCGAGCATCTTCGGGGCGGTGATGGCCTCGCTGCCGGCCGTTTCGACCCGGCTCGTGGTGTTCGACACCGAGGTGGTCGATCTCTCCGACGAGATGGACGATCCGGTCGAGGTGCTGTTCTCGGTCCAGCTCGGCGGCGGCACCGACATCAACCGGGCGGTCGGCTACTGCGCCTCGCGCATCACCCGGCCCGAGGACACGGTGCTGGTGCTGATCTCCGATCTCTACGAGGGCGGGGTCGAGGCCGGCCTGCTCGCCCAGGCGCAGCGCCTCGTCGGGGCGGGCGTGCAGGTGGTGGCCCTGCTCGCCCTCTCCGACGAGGGCGCACCGGCCTACGACCGGGGGCTCGCCGCGCGGCTCGCCGCGCTCGGCGTGCCCGCCTTCGCCTGCACGCCGGACCTCTTCCCCGACATGATGGCGGCGGCGATCCGCAAGCAGGATCTCAACGCCTGGGCCGCGGGCGCCGGCATCGCCGCGGTCCCGGCCGCCGCCCGCGACGGCTGA
- the mqo gene encoding malate dehydrogenase (quinone) — protein sequence MPMNRRQVIGGALAGLAATTLPGSPLLAAGEPRKVDVLLIGGGIMSATLGVWLRELEPDWSLEMVERLDGVALESSNGWNNAGTGHSALAELNYTPEDSKGNIQIGKAVEINEAFQVTRQFLAWQVQRGVLKNPRSFINSTPHMSFVWGDDNITYLRKRYEALKASPLFAGMEFSTDPEQVKKWVPLMMEGRDPKQKVAATWSPLGTDCEWGEVTRQYIASLKSGPKFDLRLSTEVESFARNKDGTWRVTSKNLKDGSRSTVDARFVFIGAGGGALHLLQASGIPEADDYAGFPVGGSFLVTENQDVALRHLAKAYGKASVGSPPMSVPHLDTRVLDGKRVILFGPFATFSTKFLKEGSYFDLLTSTTTSNVWPMVRVGVEQYPLIEYLAGQVMLSDEDRYQALREYFPDAKKDEWRLVQAGQRVQIIKRDAEKGGVLKLGTEVVAAKDGSIAALLGASPGASTAAPIMLNVLEKVFAQKVASPEWQAKIRQIVPSYGTKLNGDPQRVYQELAYTSEHLQLTPPPQIGAPAPAPAPAETGTVKPVPDMAP from the coding sequence ATGCCGATGAACCGGCGGCAGGTTATCGGCGGCGCATTGGCAGGTCTGGCGGCGACGACGCTGCCCGGTTCGCCCCTGCTCGCCGCGGGCGAGCCCCGCAAGGTCGATGTCCTGCTGATCGGCGGCGGCATCATGAGCGCGACGCTCGGTGTCTGGCTGCGCGAACTCGAGCCCGACTGGTCGCTGGAGATGGTCGAGCGGCTCGACGGCGTGGCGCTGGAAAGCTCCAACGGCTGGAACAATGCCGGCACCGGCCACTCCGCCCTGGCCGAGCTGAACTACACGCCGGAGGATTCCAAGGGGAACATCCAGATCGGCAAGGCCGTCGAGATCAACGAGGCCTTCCAGGTCACGCGCCAGTTCCTGGCGTGGCAGGTGCAAAGGGGCGTGCTGAAGAACCCCCGCTCCTTCATCAATTCCACGCCCCACATGAGCTTCGTCTGGGGCGACGACAACATCACCTATCTGCGCAAGCGCTACGAGGCGCTCAAGGCCAGCCCGCTCTTTGCCGGGATGGAGTTCTCGACCGACCCCGAGCAGGTGAAGAAGTGGGTCCCCCTGATGATGGAGGGGCGCGACCCGAAGCAGAAGGTCGCCGCCACGTGGTCGCCGCTCGGCACCGATTGCGAGTGGGGTGAGGTCACCCGCCAGTACATCGCCTCGCTGAAGAGCGGGCCGAAGTTCGACCTTCGCCTCTCGACCGAGGTCGAGAGCTTCGCGCGCAACAAGGACGGCACCTGGCGCGTCACCTCGAAGAACCTGAAGGACGGCAGCCGGTCCACGGTCGATGCCCGGTTCGTGTTCATCGGCGCGGGCGGCGGCGCCCTGCACCTGCTGCAGGCCTCCGGCATCCCCGAGGCCGACGATTATGCCGGCTTCCCCGTCGGCGGCTCGTTCCTCGTCACCGAGAACCAGGACGTGGCCCTGCGCCATCTCGCCAAGGCCTACGGCAAGGCCTCCGTCGGCTCGCCGCCGATGTCGGTGCCGCATCTCGACACCCGGGTGCTCGACGGCAAGCGCGTGATCCTGTTCGGGCCGTTCGCGACCTTCTCGACCAAGTTCCTGAAGGAGGGCTCCTACTTCGACCTGCTGACCTCGACCACCACCAGCAATGTCTGGCCGATGGTCCGCGTCGGCGTCGAGCAGTACCCGCTGATCGAGTATCTCGCCGGCCAAGTGATGCTGTCCGACGAGGACCGCTACCAGGCCCTGCGCGAGTATTTCCCCGACGCCAAGAAGGACGAGTGGCGCCTGGTCCAGGCCGGGCAGCGCGTGCAGATCATCAAGCGCGATGCGGAGAAGGGCGGCGTGCTCAAGCTCGGCACCGAGGTGGTCGCGGCCAAGGACGGCAGCATCGCCGCCCTGCTCGGCGCCTCGCCGGGCGCCTCCACCGCCGCGCCGATCATGCTGAACGTGCTGGAGAAGGTCTTCGCCCAGAAGGTCGCCAGCCCGGAATGGCAGGCGAAGATCCGCCAGATCGTGCCGAGCTACGGCACCAAGCTGAACGGCGATCCGCAGCGGGTCTACCAGGAGCTCGCCTATACCAGCGAGCACCTGCAGCTCACCCCGCCGCCGCAGATCGGGGCTCCGGCCCCGGCGCCCGCCCCGGCCGAGACGGGCACCGTCAAGCCGGTCCCCGACATGGCGCCGTAA
- a CDS encoding DUF5682 family protein, whose protein sequence is MPDIRLFGIRHHGPGSARSLKAALEALEPDCLLIEGPPDADALIPLAAHEAMAPPVALLVYRPDRPRTCAFFPFAAFSPEWVAMRFGVAAGATLRFIDLPHANQLADGFGEAESPTEAAPIDAEPVSEAAEAPSEPEPAPAAAAIRRDPLGELAALAGYPDGERWWDALVESRAGADGDVFAAIGEAMAALREGAEPDPEDAFREEAREAHMRAAIRRAAKEGFERIAVVCGAWHVPALARHDAKGQATADAATLKNLPKTKVAAAWAPWSYERLAFASGYRAGVLSPEWYDNLWHHEGRVAARWLARAAALLRENDLDASPASVIEAARLAEALAGFRGRSRPSLDDLDEAAQATLCFADPAPMGLIRRKLVIGERLGATPPDSPGTPVEADFEAQCRRLRLKPGAAAGEITLDLRKETDLARSHFLNRLSLIGIPWGERREARGRGTFKEGWFLAWQPEWVVELVAASAEGGTIAEAAAGRVRTRAREATRVAELSGLIGTLLDADLAEATAEVIRALNDRAAVSADVFDLMDALPPLAELARYGSVRSSDTAPVLAVVRGLVPRAAAGLVAACQSLDDDAAAAAKARIVAVSGTVALIEEPELKAVWGEALRALADQEHVHGRVVGRAVRLLFDDRAIDAEEAGERLRLALSRASGAAPAAAWIEGFLEDSGTVLIHGRELLAVVDEWLCGLDEALFIELLPLVRRTFATLAPAERRAIGEALARPGGVAPGAAEGAQGFDAARAAKVLPILRLLLGPEPVRSADATTGDAA, encoded by the coding sequence ATGCCCGATATCCGTCTCTTCGGCATCCGCCACCACGGCCCCGGCTCGGCCCGCTCGCTCAAGGCGGCACTCGAGGCGCTCGAGCCCGACTGCCTGCTGATCGAGGGGCCGCCGGATGCCGACGCGCTGATCCCGTTGGCCGCCCACGAGGCGATGGCGCCGCCCGTGGCGCTCCTCGTCTACCGGCCCGACCGGCCGCGAACTTGCGCCTTCTTCCCCTTCGCGGCCTTCTCGCCGGAATGGGTGGCGATGCGCTTTGGCGTCGCGGCGGGCGCGACCCTGCGCTTCATCGATCTGCCGCACGCCAACCAGCTCGCCGACGGCTTCGGCGAGGCAGAATCCCCCACCGAGGCCGCGCCGATCGATGCGGAGCCGGTCTCTGAGGCGGCGGAAGCACCGTCCGAGCCTGAGCCCGCCCCGGCTGCCGCCGCGATCCGGCGCGACCCGCTCGGCGAACTCGCGGCGCTGGCCGGCTACCCGGACGGCGAGCGCTGGTGGGACGCCCTGGTCGAGAGCCGCGCGGGCGCCGACGGCGACGTGTTCGCCGCGATCGGTGAGGCGATGGCGGCTTTGCGCGAGGGCGCCGAACCCGACCCCGAAGATGCCTTTCGTGAGGAGGCCCGCGAGGCGCATATGCGCGCGGCGATCCGGCGGGCGGCCAAGGAGGGGTTCGAGCGCATCGCCGTGGTCTGCGGCGCGTGGCACGTGCCGGCGCTCGCCCGCCACGACGCCAAGGGCCAGGCGACCGCCGACGCCGCAACACTCAAAAACCTGCCCAAGACCAAGGTCGCCGCCGCCTGGGCGCCCTGGTCCTACGAGCGGCTGGCCTTCGCCTCCGGCTACCGCGCCGGGGTGCTCTCGCCGGAATGGTACGACAACCTGTGGCACCACGAGGGAAGGGTCGCCGCCCGCTGGCTCGCCCGCGCCGCCGCCCTGCTGCGCGAGAACGATCTCGACGCCTCCCCGGCCTCGGTGATCGAGGCGGCCCGGCTCGCCGAGGCGCTGGCGGGTTTCCGCGGCCGGTCCCGGCCCTCCCTCGACGATCTCGACGAGGCGGCGCAGGCCACGCTCTGCTTCGCCGATCCGGCGCCGATGGGGCTGATCCGGCGCAAGCTCGTCATCGGCGAGCGCCTCGGCGCCACCCCGCCGGACAGCCCCGGCACCCCGGTCGAGGCGGATTTCGAGGCGCAGTGCCGGCGCCTGCGCCTCAAACCCGGCGCGGCCGCCGGCGAGATCACCCTCGACCTGCGCAAGGAGACGGATCTCGCCCGCAGCCACTTCCTCAACCGCTTGAGCCTGATCGGCATCCCCTGGGGCGAGCGGCGGGAGGCGCGCGGGCGCGGCACCTTCAAGGAGGGCTGGTTCCTCGCTTGGCAGCCGGAATGGGTGGTCGAGTTGGTGGCAGCCTCGGCGGAAGGCGGCACCATCGCCGAGGCCGCCGCCGGCCGGGTGCGGACCAGAGCCCGCGAGGCGACCCGCGTCGCCGAACTCTCCGGCCTGATCGGCACCCTGCTCGACGCCGACCTCGCCGAGGCGACGGCGGAGGTGATCCGCGCGCTCAACGACCGCGCCGCGGTCTCGGCCGACGTGTTCGACCTGATGGACGCGCTGCCGCCGCTCGCCGAACTCGCCCGCTACGGCTCCGTGCGCTCCTCCGACACCGCGCCGGTGCTCGCCGTCGTGCGGGGCCTCGTGCCGCGGGCCGCCGCCGGGCTGGTCGCCGCCTGCCAGAGCCTCGACGACGATGCGGCGGCAGCGGCCAAGGCGCGCATCGTCGCCGTCTCGGGCACGGTGGCGCTGATCGAGGAGCCGGAACTGAAGGCGGTGTGGGGCGAGGCCCTGCGGGCGCTCGCCGATCAGGAACACGTCCACGGCCGCGTCGTCGGCCGCGCCGTCCGGCTCTTGTTCGATGATCGCGCCATCGACGCGGAGGAGGCCGGCGAGCGCCTGCGGCTTGCCCTGTCGCGAGCTTCCGGCGCCGCCCCCGCCGCCGCCTGGATCGAGGGTTTTCTCGAAGACAGCGGCACGGTGCTGATTCACGGGCGCGAGTTGCTCGCCGTCGTCGATGAATGGCTCTGCGGCCTCGACGAGGCGCTGTTCATCGAGCTGCTGCCGCTGGTGCGCCGCACCTTCGCGACCCTGGCACCCGCCGAGCGCCGGGCGATCGGCGAGGCTCTGGCCCGGCCGGGCGGCGTGGCCCCAGGCGCGGCAGAAGGTGCGCAGGGCTTCGATGCGGCGCGGGCGGCCAAGGTGCTGCCGATCCTGCGCCTGCTGCTCGGCCCCGAGCCGGTCCGAAGCGCGGACGCAACCACGGGAGACGCCGCATGA
- a CDS encoding YcxB family protein, whose translation MLWFLALLGTVSAWATSGGRRSLSAFWRDLSDFDPLPLAAGLGLITLALLTHYALHPWFARRRVRALMGPPGGGGDDPSPVPVHYRLDGAGLTQTAPDLVSFVPWPRIGGLAEDRHHLFLTTEIGEVPVVLPKASLSAETIAGIRRWVEACAGRPAPAPPPAEPATGPDSVCAALRLTAEERVPLILRSLENPWARRARLAGAAAWLVGLSLLYPALLLILWAVDPYRVPLADALPLFAEMIASDFWKPAAITAVVIAGFFAVHAYARRWFAVDLARRLEAEAPPGEAEIAIGETGIVTAKDGAHAHLGWPLFRGRVQAGDLMILPMRWDEVLPVPLRIFEPEARARAEALIDRHLPEARAR comes from the coding sequence GTGCTGTGGTTCCTGGCGCTGCTCGGCACGGTCTCGGCCTGGGCGACTTCGGGCGGCCGGCGCAGCCTGTCGGCGTTCTGGCGCGACCTGTCCGACTTCGATCCACTGCCGCTCGCCGCCGGCCTCGGGCTGATCACGCTCGCCCTGCTCACGCATTACGCGCTTCACCCCTGGTTCGCCCGGCGCCGGGTGCGGGCCCTGATGGGACCGCCGGGCGGCGGCGGCGATGATCCGAGCCCGGTCCCGGTGCACTACCGGCTCGACGGGGCCGGGCTGACCCAGACCGCGCCGGATCTCGTGAGCTTCGTGCCCTGGCCGCGCATCGGCGGGCTCGCGGAGGACCGGCACCACCTCTTCCTGACGACGGAGATCGGCGAGGTGCCGGTCGTCCTGCCCAAGGCGTCCCTGAGCGCGGAGACGATCGCGGGCATCCGGCGCTGGGTCGAGGCCTGCGCCGGCCGGCCCGCCCCCGCCCCGCCGCCGGCCGAACCGGCGACGGGGCCCGATTCCGTGTGCGCCGCCCTGCGCCTGACCGCGGAGGAGCGGGTGCCGCTCATCCTGCGCAGCCTGGAAAATCCCTGGGCCCGCCGCGCCCGGCTCGCCGGGGCCGCCGCGTGGCTCGTGGGCCTGTCCCTGCTCTATCCCGCCCTGCTCCTGATACTCTGGGCGGTCGATCCCTACCGGGTGCCGCTGGCCGACGCGCTGCCGCTCTTCGCCGAGATGATCGCCAGCGATTTCTGGAAGCCGGCTGCCATCACCGCCGTGGTGATCGCAGGGTTCTTCGCGGTCCACGCTTACGCGCGCCGCTGGTTCGCGGTGGATCTCGCCCGGCGGCTCGAAGCCGAGGCGCCGCCCGGCGAGGCCGAGATCGCGATCGGCGAGACCGGCATCGTCACCGCGAAGGACGGGGCGCACGCGCATCTCGGCTGGCCGCTGTTCCGCGGGCGGGTGCAGGCCGGCGACCTGATGATCCTGCCGATGCGCTGGGACGAGGTGCTGCCCGTGCCGCTGCGGATCTTCGAGCCGGAGGCGCGCGCCCGCGCCGAGGCCCTGATCGACCGCCACCTCCCGGAGGCTCGTGCCCGATGA